The Thermoproteota archaeon DNA window CGGTCACGCCGTAGACAGCGTTTATAGGTATGTCGACCTGCTCATCGGTTTCGGTGAAGTCTACCCTTATGGACTCCTTAGAGAGCTGCACCCTGACTCTGATGGCCAGCAGCCTGTCGTCGGCCTCCATGTAATCCTCGGCGCTGTAGAGGCCTGGAGGTACCTCCTTAAGCTTCCCCCTCAGGTAGTTGGCCGTGTAGTCTATCGTCCTGTTCCAAGCCTCTGTCACCGTCTCCAGCCCGTACTTGTCTATCAGCTCCCTCAGCCTCCTCTCGCCAACGTTGAGGGCCGCTATCTGAGCCTTCAGATCACCTCTAGTGTACCTAGGAACCCTCACGTTACTCAGGATCAGGTTGAGCACGCTTATGTCGAGCTGGCCCTTCCTGACTATCTTCAGCGGAGGGAGGACCAGTCCCTCCTGAATCAACTCCTTCGCGCTGCCGCTTATGCTTCCGGGGACCATTCCCCCAACATCGACATGGTGAGCCTTGTTCGCCACATACCCGAATATCTCCCCCCTGTGGAAGAGGGGTTTCACCATGGTCACGTCGTTCAGATGAGTTCCCGCTATGTACGGGTCGTTAAGCACGATTATGTCGCCCTCCTCCAGCTCCACAGAGGATCTCTGCAGGTAATCTATGGTGTTCTTGACCCCCACGGCCATGCTACCCAGGTGGACGGGTATATGTTCAGCCTGAGCTATCATCTCCCCGTTATCCAGAAGGATCGCGCAGCTGTGGTCCATCCTGTCCCTTATGTTCGGGGAGTAGGCCGCGTTCCTCAGTACAATACCCATCTCCTCAGCTATGTAGGAGGAGGAGCTCCTGATCACCTCCACGGTGACGGGGTCTACCATTCATGTCACCCTTATTCTCAGGTTCCCGAACTCATCCACCCTCAGCAGGTGTCCTGGTGGGACCAACGTCGTCGAGTCGTACTCCTCCACTACAGCCGGGCCTTCAAGCGTGGCTCCAGGCTTGAGCTTTTCCCTAGAGTAAACAGACGCATCTACCCACCCCCTGTCCTCGAAGTACACCTTTCTGGATCCCTCGAGCTCCGGCCTGTACTCCTCGGCCCTCATTCTCGGGAACTGGAGCTTCCTCAGGGACCCTATTAGTGCCAGTCTCACATTCACTATCTCCACAGGCTCGTCAGGAGATGAGAAGCTGTACACCCTCCCGTGAGTGGCATGGAAGTCCCTTATCGCCTGATCGATCGATCCCCTCCACGGTACATTGAGATCGTAGGCCTGTCCCCTGTACCTCATGTCCAAGCTCGGGATTGCGTGCACCTCCCTGACTCCCTCGAGTTCCCTGCTGGCTTCCACCTCGAGCTGGGCCAGCGCCTCCTCCACCTCCCTATCCTCGGTCTCCTCTGCTAGCTTCATCACGCTCCTGACGGTGTCCACCCTGTAGTCAGTCAAGAGGAGCCCGAACGCTGAGAAGACCCCCGGATGGATGGGTACCAGCACTTCCTTAGCCTCCAGTTCCCTCGCTAGCTCCACCCCGTGCAGGGGACCTGCACCACCGAAGACATACATCACAAAGTCTCTAGGATCGTGACCCCTCTCCACCGTCACTATCCTCAGGGCCTTAGCCATGACCGTGTTGGCCAGCTTTATTATGCCCATCGCGGCCTCCTCCATCTCCAAACCCAGTTCGACAGCCAAGCCACCAATGGCCTTCTCAGCCAGCTCCTTCCTAAGTATCAGGCTTCCTCCCGCAAGCTTCTTCCCTAACCTGCCCAAGAGGAAGTTCGCATCGGTTATCGTGGCCTTATCCCCTCCCCTCCCGTAGCAGGCCGGACCTGGCTCGGCACCCGCGCTTATGGGACCGACCCTTAAAGCTCCGCCCTCGTCTATCCAAGCTATGGTGCCACCGCCGGCGCTGACCTCCGCCAGATCTATGAAGGGGAATCGCACGGGGTAGCCAGATCCCTTCACCAGCCTGCCTGCGTGGACCTTCCCACCCACCTCGTACTCCGTGGTGACCGTCGGCTCTCCCCCTATCACTGTCGAGGCCTTGGCGGTAGTTCCGCCCATGTCGAAGCCTATCACCCTATCATCTCCGGCCATTTTGGAGTAGTGCGCGACAGCCACCGCTCCTGCTGCAGGACCGGATTCTATGAAGGCCGCAGGCCTCTCTACAGCGTACTCGACCTTTGACACCCCGCCACTGCTCTGCATGACCAGGAGCCTGCCCTCAAATCCCTTCCTCCGGAGCTCCCTCTCCAAGTTCGTCAGGTAGGTCGAGAGTAGCTTCCTCAGGAAGGCGTTGACTACCGTGGTGCTGGTCCTCTCGTACTCCTTGTGCTCGGGGTTCACCTTGGACGAGAGTATGACATCGAGGTCAGGGCATCTCTCCTTGAGTATCTGGAGCATCTTATCCTCGTGGATGGAGTTCATGTAGCTGTGGAGGAAGGAGACTGCAACCACCTCATATCCTTTCTCGCAGATGAGGTCCGCCAGCTTCTTGGCTTCCTTAACGTTGAGAGGAATTAGCACGTTTCCCCAAGCGTCTATCCTCTCCTCAATCTCGTACCTGTCCCTTCTCCTTACCAAGGGTGGTGGCTTCTCGAAGAAGAGGTTATAGAGTTCGGGCCTGCGCTGCCTTCCTATCTCTAAGATGTCTCTGAAGCCCTTGGTGGTGATCAGGGCCACCTTGGGTGGGACCAATCCCTCCTGACCCAAGAACATATTGGTACCCAAGGTCGTGGCGTGCACTAGAGTTGAGATCTCAGATAACTCTACCTTGGATTCCTCCAAACCAGATAGAACAGCTTTACTAGGCCTCTTGGGGGTTGTTAGAACTTTTAGAACCTTTAATTTACCGGATTCCTCATCTAGGAAGACGATATCGGTGAAGGTACCCCCGATGTCGACTCCCGTCCTCCACATATCCTATCCCGATCCGGTCAACTCTTTGTCATCAAAGATCTTTACCTAACTTTTAATCTTTACTATCGTCAAAATCGTTTATTTTTCAAAGATTTTTACCTTTCAATGGAAAGGTATATATGTAAGGCTGCCGACACAATTAGATCAAAGGTGGTCGCGTTGGTGAGGAGAAGGGGGTTAAGTAAGTCCCTTCTGGCCGCTATAGTTGTAATCGTTGTCATTATTGTGGCAGCCGCTGTTCTGATGATGCAGGGAGGAGGGGGTGCCGTTAAGGAGGTCAAGGTCGGCGTGGTGCTCCCTCTGTCGGGCAAGCTAGCTGAGACCGGCGCTGACTTGAAGAGAGGGTTAGAGTTCGCCATCGAGGAGATAAACAATGCTGGCGGTATAAAGAACCTGGGAGGGGCTAAGATCGTTCTCGTGTTTGGAGACAGTGCCGGCAAGCCCGAGACCGGTGCTGCCGAGGCCGAGAGGCTAATAACTGAGGAGAAGGTAGTTGCAATGCTCGGCTCCTACCAGAGCGCCGTCACCAAGACCGTGAGCGAGGTGTGCGAGAGATACCACGTCCCGATGCTCAACCCCGAGTCCACGTCGCCCA harbors:
- a CDS encoding hydantoinase B/oxoprolinase family protein, with the translated sequence MVDPVTVEVIRSSSSYIAEEMGIVLRNAAYSPNIRDRMDHSCAILLDNGEMIAQAEHIPVHLGSMAVGVKNTIDYLQRSSVELEEGDIIVLNDPYIAGTHLNDVTMVKPLFHRGEIFGYVANKAHHVDVGGMVPGSISGSAKELIQEGLVLPPLKIVRKGQLDISVLNLILSNVRVPRYTRGDLKAQIAALNVGERRLRELIDKYGLETVTEAWNRTIDYTANYLRGKLKEVPPGLYSAEDYMEADDRLLAIRVRVQLSKESIRVDFTETDEQVDIPINAVYGVTVAATSYAIKAALDPNLPMNYGFFKVVRVEAREGTLVHPKKPAPVAAGNVETSQRIAETVLKALAEPLRGRIPAASHGSMNNVMVGGIHEGRSWAFYETIGGGMGGRPGKDGVDGVHTHMTNTMNTPIEVIERECPVLFVEYSLRDDSGGPGQYRGGLGITRAFKILSDRAVLSIATERVKLRPWGLEGGLEGKNGFHYVKRNGERIVLGAKATMELMKGDVVYINTPGGGGYGDPKFRDPSLVKEDLLDGKISEETALKVYGLTI
- a CDS encoding hydantoinase/oxoprolinase family protein produces the protein MWRTGVDIGGTFTDIVFLDEESGKLKVLKVLTTPKRPSKAVLSGLEESKVELSEISTLVHATTLGTNMFLGQEGLVPPKVALITTKGFRDILEIGRQRRPELYNLFFEKPPPLVRRRDRYEIEERIDAWGNVLIPLNVKEAKKLADLICEKGYEVVAVSFLHSYMNSIHEDKMLQILKERCPDLDVILSSKVNPEHKEYERTSTTVVNAFLRKLLSTYLTNLERELRRKGFEGRLLVMQSSGGVSKVEYAVERPAAFIESGPAAGAVAVAHYSKMAGDDRVIGFDMGGTTAKASTVIGGEPTVTTEYEVGGKVHAGRLVKGSGYPVRFPFIDLAEVSAGGGTIAWIDEGGALRVGPISAGAEPGPACYGRGGDKATITDANFLLGRLGKKLAGGSLILRKELAEKAIGGLAVELGLEMEEAAMGIIKLANTVMAKALRIVTVERGHDPRDFVMYVFGGAGPLHGVELARELEAKEVLVPIHPGVFSAFGLLLTDYRVDTVRSVMKLAEETEDREVEEALAQLEVEASRELEGVREVHAIPSLDMRYRGQAYDLNVPWRGSIDQAIRDFHATHGRVYSFSSPDEPVEIVNVRLALIGSLRKLQFPRMRAEEYRPELEGSRKVYFEDRGWVDASVYSREKLKPGATLEGPAVVEEYDSTTLVPPGHLLRVDEFGNLRIRVT
- a CDS encoding ABC transporter substrate-binding protein; the protein is MRRRGLSKSLLAAIVVIVVIIVAAAVLMMQGGGGAVKEVKVGVVLPLSGKLAETGADLKRGLEFAIEEINNAGGIKNLGGAKIVLVFGDSAGKPETGAAEAERLITEEKVVAMLGSYQSAVTKTVSEVCERYHVPMLNPESTSPTLTARGYKWFFRTTPHDEMFAKQHVDFVNWLNKK